One window from the genome of Acuticoccus sp. I52.16.1 encodes:
- a CDS encoding thiamine pyrophosphate-requiring protein, with the protein MAAHHGAGRMTAGGAIFARLKALGVEVVFANSGTDFPPVIEGLAEAAAQDADLPLALVIPHEHAAMGMAHGYYLVTGEPQAVMLHTNVGLSNGATGAINAACEHIPMIMMSGRTPVTEGGRFGARTVPIAWGQEMRDQTALVREASKWDYELRFPEQIGPLLDRAHAIAMSTPRGPVYLSLPREVLCEPVETAALDAPPTMTPVRVAPDPEAVKAAAAAIAAAEAPLVIAQRGAGDEASFAEFAAWAEEWGIAVSSWWATHLAIATDHPCHVGADPGPWLAEADVVVILDALAPWWPDIHPAPHAATVINIGPDPLFSRFPVRNFRSDIALRGESADTIPALVSQMQDMARGPKVAARRQRLAETTAAMRERLVTAATADVERGMTKAYVSHCLGEALAGRTSSVFSELGTKLGFLPRSEPRSWFQEPHSGGLGWSFPAAMGAKLADPERTCMATMGDGSYMFANPTACHQVAEALGLGVVVVILNNEEWGAVRASVTGMYPDGVAASANQMPLTALKPSPDFCKTAEASRAFTRRVTDPAALPAALAEALAAADRGRQALLDVAVLPD; encoded by the coding sequence ATGGCTGCGCATCATGGTGCAGGGCGGATGACGGCAGGCGGCGCGATCTTCGCGCGGCTGAAGGCGCTCGGGGTGGAGGTGGTGTTCGCCAACTCCGGCACCGACTTCCCGCCGGTGATCGAGGGCCTGGCGGAAGCGGCGGCGCAAGACGCGGACCTGCCGCTGGCGCTGGTCATCCCGCACGAACACGCTGCGATGGGGATGGCGCACGGCTATTACCTCGTCACCGGCGAGCCGCAGGCGGTGATGCTGCACACCAATGTCGGCCTCTCCAACGGCGCCACCGGGGCGATCAACGCCGCGTGCGAGCACATCCCGATGATCATGATGTCCGGCCGCACGCCGGTGACGGAGGGGGGGCGGTTCGGCGCGCGCACGGTCCCGATCGCCTGGGGCCAGGAGATGCGTGACCAGACGGCGCTGGTGCGCGAGGCCTCCAAGTGGGACTACGAGCTGCGCTTCCCCGAGCAGATCGGTCCGTTGCTGGACCGCGCCCACGCCATCGCCATGTCGACCCCGAGGGGCCCGGTCTACCTGTCGCTCCCGCGCGAGGTGCTGTGCGAGCCGGTCGAGACCGCCGCGCTCGACGCACCGCCCACGATGACGCCGGTGCGGGTGGCGCCGGATCCGGAGGCGGTGAAGGCCGCCGCGGCGGCGATCGCGGCGGCCGAGGCGCCATTGGTGATCGCCCAGCGCGGCGCGGGCGACGAGGCGAGCTTCGCCGAGTTCGCCGCATGGGCGGAGGAGTGGGGCATCGCCGTCTCCTCCTGGTGGGCGACGCACCTCGCGATCGCGACGGACCATCCCTGCCACGTCGGCGCCGACCCGGGGCCGTGGCTTGCCGAGGCGGACGTCGTCGTCATCCTCGATGCACTGGCGCCGTGGTGGCCGGACATCCACCCCGCGCCCCATGCCGCGACGGTCATCAACATCGGCCCCGACCCGCTGTTCTCGCGTTTCCCGGTGCGCAACTTCCGCTCCGACATCGCACTGCGCGGCGAGAGCGCCGACACGATCCCGGCGCTGGTCTCCCAGATGCAGGACATGGCGCGCGGCCCGAAGGTGGCGGCCCGGCGCCAGCGCCTGGCGGAGACGACGGCGGCGATGCGCGAACGGCTGGTGACGGCGGCGACCGCGGACGTCGAGCGCGGCATGACGAAGGCCTATGTCAGCCACTGTTTGGGCGAGGCGCTGGCGGGGCGCACGTCCTCGGTGTTCTCCGAGCTGGGCACCAAGCTCGGCTTCCTGCCGCGCAGCGAGCCGCGATCGTGGTTCCAGGAGCCGCATTCGGGTGGCCTGGGCTGGAGCTTCCCGGCGGCGATGGGGGCCAAGCTCGCCGATCCGGAGCGCACGTGCATGGCGACGATGGGCGACGGGTCGTACATGTTCGCCAACCCCACCGCCTGCCACCAGGTGGCGGAGGCGCTGGGGCTCGGCGTGGTGGTGGTGATCCTCAACAACGAGGAGTGGGGCGCGGTGCGCGCGTCGGTGACCGGGATGTACCCGGACGGTGTCGCGGCGAGCGCCAACCAGATGCCGCTGACGGCGCTGAAACCGAGCCCCGACTTCTGCAAGACGGCCGAAGCGAGCCGCGCCTTTACCCGCCGGGTGACGGACCCGGCCGCGCTCCCGGCCGCGCTCGCCGAGGCGCTGGCCGCGGCCGACCGGGGCCGGCAGGCCCTCCTCGACGTGGCGGTGCTGCCGGACTGA
- a CDS encoding helix-turn-helix domain-containing protein — MHTHELAVIKSQPLGYPRKTIDRRTVRRMIELTVAAALNLPVDELAAKTRRTAPVAFARQISMYCAHVTFGWSLTEAGAVFCRDRTTAAHACRVVEDRRDCPHIDAVVSTVEEQLHSWITAMEFCRQTVEGNLE; from the coding sequence ATGCATACACACGAGTTGGCGGTCATCAAATCACAACCGCTGGGATACCCGCGCAAAACCATAGATCGGCGTACCGTACGACGTATGATTGAATTGACGGTCGCAGCCGCGCTCAATCTTCCCGTCGACGAACTCGCGGCGAAAACGAGGCGGACAGCGCCGGTCGCCTTTGCGCGGCAGATTTCGATGTACTGTGCGCACGTCACGTTCGGCTGGTCGCTGACGGAGGCCGGGGCGGTGTTCTGCCGCGACCGCACAACGGCCGCACACGCTTGCCGCGTGGTCGAGGACCGGCGCGACTGCCCGCACATCGACGCGGTCGTGTCCACCGTGGAGGAGCAGCTCCACTCGTGGATCACCGCGATGGAATTTTGTCGCCAGACCGTGGAAGGGAACCTGGAATGA
- a CDS encoding MucR family transcriptional regulator, which translates to MSEPVQDSNLIDLAAEIVSAYVSNNSVASHDLPNLIGDVYAALQKTNGGEPEPEPEPLKPAVPVKKSITPDYLVCLEDGKKFKSLKRHLRTHYNLSPEEYRERWNLPVDYPMVAPNYAAARSELAKRMGLGQQRKKPAPRGRKAAAS; encoded by the coding sequence ATGTCAGAACCGGTGCAAGACTCGAATCTTATCGATCTGGCGGCAGAGATTGTGTCCGCGTACGTGAGCAATAATTCCGTTGCCTCACACGACCTTCCGAACCTGATCGGCGATGTGTACGCCGCGTTGCAGAAGACCAACGGCGGCGAGCCCGAGCCTGAGCCGGAGCCGCTGAAGCCTGCCGTCCCCGTCAAGAAATCCATCACGCCGGACTATCTGGTGTGCCTGGAGGACGGGAAGAAGTTCAAATCGCTGAAGCGGCATCTGCGGACGCACTATAACTTGTCCCCGGAAGAATACCGCGAGCGCTGGAACCTCCCGGTCGACTATCCGATGGTGGCGCCGAACTACGCCGCGGCGCGTTCCGAGCTCGCCAAGCGCATGGGCCTCGGCCAGCAGCGCAAGAAGCCCGCGCCGCGCGGCCGCAAGGCCGCCGCGTCCTGA
- a CDS encoding SufE family protein produces the protein MTNADDIAEAFELIDDWEERYRYVIELGRELPEFPDALKTAATKVEGCVSQVWLRTGLEGGKLVVQGDSDAMIVRGLVAILIGYYAGRPAAEVPALDVQAFLSRLQLSEHLTPQRSNGLNSMVKRIRADAARLAAEAA, from the coding sequence ATGACGAACGCAGACGACATCGCCGAGGCATTCGAGCTGATCGACGACTGGGAGGAGCGCTACCGGTACGTCATCGAGCTGGGGCGCGAGCTGCCCGAGTTCCCGGACGCTCTGAAGACCGCGGCGACGAAGGTGGAGGGCTGCGTCTCCCAGGTGTGGCTGCGCACGGGACTGGAGGGCGGCAAGCTGGTCGTCCAGGGCGACAGTGACGCGATGATCGTGCGGGGCCTGGTGGCGATCCTGATCGGCTACTACGCCGGCCGGCCCGCGGCCGAGGTGCCCGCGCTCGACGTGCAGGCGTTCCTGTCGCGCCTGCAATTGTCGGAGCATTTGACCCCGCAGCGCTCCAACGGTCTCAATTCCATGGTCAAGCGCATCCGCGCCGACGCCGCCCGCCTCGCGGCCGAAGCGGCGTAG
- a CDS encoding efflux RND transporter permease subunit translates to MKGFNLSDWALRHRSLVWYFMIASLIAGAMAYMSLGRAEDPNFTIKTMVIAAALPGASIDQTLNQVTDRIERELEDLDELDVSRSITTPGQTVVYVDLLPTTPAKEIPGIWQRVRNMMNDIRGEFPEEFSGFQFNDTFGDVFGNLYAFTADGFSRRELRDYVEDVRIRLQGLADAGKIEMFGERDERIFLEFSPARLAAFGIDRDQVIETLSAQNAIVQSGVINAGPERVLVRVGGQFSSEDSLEAVNLRVDGRFYRLTDIAEIRRGYVDPPENIFRLDGREAIGLAVGMRDGANILEYGEALQAELDAAVADLPVGIRVTQVANQPHVVDEAVGHFVQALIEAVAIVLLVSFVSLGVRAGLVVTLTIPLVLAITFLVMQQYGIVLQRISLGALIIALGLLVDDAMIAIETMISRLEVGESLEKAASYAWTSIAFPMLSGTLVTVAGFIPIGLNNSNAGEFTFSLFIVIAVSLLVSWIVAVLFAPLIGVTMLPKKLKHAHQPPGRVRRTFQRVLLLAMRFRWITIVTTVALFAASVVGMSQVQQQFFPTSDRPEVIIDVTLPRNSSIAGTDAVMQRLEAYLAEQEEVEFFTTYVGQSAPRFILSYDVQTAGPYMGQIVVQTASVEARDRLKAKVDKLGLEEIPGADVFVKNLEVGPPVGRPVQYRLSGPNPEVVRKHARDLASLMGADPHLKDVVLDWEEPARVIRVEIVQDKARQLGVSPREIAQSLQAVYEGVTVTELRDDIYLVDIVGRGAEAERTSVESLYDLQIARSDGDSIPLSSLAAFRFDSEPPIVQQRNRRPTITAKASVATADQPAAIVTLLADKIAAFQADLPTGYHVEVGGAVEESAESQGPIAAVVPLMVVIMLTLIMLQMQGFRLGFIVLCAAPLGLIGVVAALLPSGTPLGFVAILGVLALVGILIRNSLILIHEVEVIHASGASRWEAVFRASDSRARPIALTAAAASLALIPIARQIFWGPMAVAMMGGIIAGTAITLLFIPALYLAVFRVPREDPGETIAHADEPVTPPRDGPDAAPSEAPTAPGATPASETP, encoded by the coding sequence GTGAAGGGTTTCAACCTGTCCGACTGGGCTCTGCGGCATCGTTCGCTGGTCTGGTACTTCATGATCGCCTCGCTGATCGCCGGGGCGATGGCCTATATGTCGCTCGGCCGGGCCGAGGACCCGAACTTCACCATCAAGACGATGGTGATCGCCGCCGCCCTCCCCGGCGCCAGCATCGATCAGACGCTGAACCAGGTCACCGACCGCATCGAGCGGGAGCTGGAAGACCTCGACGAACTGGACGTCTCCCGCTCCATCACCACCCCCGGCCAGACGGTCGTCTACGTCGACCTGTTGCCGACCACGCCCGCCAAGGAGATCCCCGGGATCTGGCAGCGCGTGCGCAACATGATGAACGACATTCGCGGCGAGTTCCCCGAGGAATTCTCCGGCTTCCAGTTCAACGACACGTTCGGCGACGTATTCGGCAACCTCTACGCCTTCACCGCCGACGGCTTCTCCCGGCGCGAGCTGCGCGACTATGTCGAGGACGTGCGTATCCGTCTCCAGGGCCTCGCCGACGCGGGCAAGATCGAGATGTTCGGCGAGCGCGACGAGCGCATCTTCCTGGAGTTCTCGCCCGCCCGCCTCGCCGCCTTCGGCATCGACCGCGACCAGGTGATCGAGACGCTCTCGGCGCAGAACGCCATCGTCCAGTCCGGCGTCATCAATGCCGGACCGGAGCGCGTGCTGGTGCGCGTCGGGGGCCAGTTCTCCAGCGAGGACAGCCTGGAGGCCGTCAACCTGCGCGTCGACGGGCGATTCTATCGCCTGACCGATATCGCCGAGATCCGCCGCGGCTACGTCGACCCGCCGGAAAACATCTTCCGCCTGGACGGCCGGGAGGCCATCGGCCTCGCCGTCGGCATGCGTGACGGGGCCAACATCCTGGAGTACGGCGAGGCGCTGCAGGCCGAGCTCGACGCCGCGGTGGCCGATCTGCCGGTCGGCATAAGGGTGACCCAGGTCGCCAACCAGCCCCATGTCGTCGACGAGGCGGTCGGCCACTTCGTCCAGGCGCTGATCGAGGCGGTGGCGATCGTCCTTCTGGTGAGCTTCGTCAGCCTCGGCGTGCGGGCCGGCCTCGTCGTCACGCTGACGATCCCGCTGGTCCTCGCCATCACCTTCCTCGTGATGCAGCAATACGGCATCGTCCTGCAACGCATCTCGCTGGGCGCGCTGATCATCGCGCTCGGCCTGTTGGTGGACGACGCGATGATCGCCATCGAGACGATGATCTCGCGCCTGGAGGTCGGCGAGAGTCTCGAGAAGGCCGCGTCCTACGCCTGGACGTCGATCGCCTTCCCGATGCTGTCCGGCACGCTCGTCACCGTCGCCGGCTTCATTCCGATCGGCCTCAACAACTCCAACGCGGGCGAGTTCACCTTCTCGCTCTTCATCGTCATCGCCGTGTCGCTGCTCGTCTCGTGGATCGTCGCGGTGCTGTTCGCGCCGCTGATCGGCGTCACCATGCTGCCCAAGAAGCTGAAGCACGCGCACCAGCCGCCGGGCCGGGTTCGCCGCACTTTCCAGCGCGTCCTGCTGCTGGCGATGCGCTTCCGCTGGATCACCATCGTCACCACGGTCGCCCTTTTCGCGGCCTCGGTCGTGGGCATGTCCCAGGTGCAGCAGCAGTTCTTTCCCACCTCGGACCGGCCGGAGGTGATCATCGACGTCACCTTGCCGCGCAACAGCTCCATCGCCGGCACCGACGCGGTGATGCAGCGCCTGGAGGCCTACCTCGCCGAGCAGGAGGAGGTGGAGTTCTTCACCACCTATGTGGGCCAGAGCGCGCCCCGCTTCATCCTCTCCTACGACGTGCAGACCGCCGGCCCCTACATGGGCCAGATCGTGGTGCAGACCGCCTCGGTCGAGGCCCGCGACCGGCTGAAGGCCAAGGTCGACAAGCTGGGGCTGGAGGAGATCCCCGGCGCCGACGTCTTCGTCAAGAACCTCGAGGTCGGCCCGCCGGTCGGGCGGCCGGTGCAGTATCGCCTCTCCGGCCCGAATCCGGAGGTCGTGCGCAAGCATGCCCGCGATCTCGCCTCGCTGATGGGCGCCGACCCGCATCTGAAGGACGTCGTCCTCGACTGGGAGGAGCCCGCCCGCGTCATCCGCGTGGAGATCGTGCAGGACAAGGCGCGCCAGCTCGGCGTCTCGCCGCGGGAGATCGCACAGTCCCTCCAGGCCGTCTATGAAGGCGTGACGGTGACCGAGCTGCGCGACGACATCTACCTCGTCGACATCGTCGGCCGCGGGGCGGAGGCGGAGCGCACGTCGGTGGAATCGCTCTACGACCTGCAGATCGCCCGGTCGGATGGCGATTCCATCCCCCTGTCGAGCCTCGCCGCCTTCCGCTTCGACTCCGAGCCCCCGATCGTCCAGCAGCGCAACCGCCGGCCGACGATCACCGCCAAGGCGTCCGTCGCCACCGCCGACCAGCCCGCCGCCATCGTCACCCTGTTGGCGGACAAGATCGCCGCCTTCCAGGCGGACCTTCCGACCGGTTACCACGTCGAGGTCGGAGGAGCGGTGGAGGAGAGCGCGGAGTCGCAAGGGCCGATCGCCGCCGTGGTGCCGTTGATGGTGGTCATCATGCTGACCCTCATCATGTTGCAGATGCAGGGCTTCCGCCTCGGCTTCATCGTGCTGTGTGCGGCGCCGCTGGGGCTCATCGGCGTGGTCGCCGCGTTGCTGCCCTCCGGCACGCCGCTGGGCTTCGTCGCCATCCTCGGCGTCCTGGCGCTCGTCGGCATCCTGATCCGCAACTCGCTGATCCTGATCCATGAGGTGGAGGTGATCCACGCCTCCGGCGCGTCGCGCTGGGAGGCGGTGTTCCGCGCCTCGGACTCGCGCGCCCGGCCGATCGCCCTGACCGCCGCCGCCGCGAGCCTGGCGCTGATCCCCATCGCCCGGCAGATCTTCTGGGGGCCGATGGCGGTGGCGATGATGGGCGGCATCATCGCCGGCACGGCGATCACGCTCCTCTTTATCCCCGCGCTCTACCTGGCGGTCTTCCGCGTCCCGCGCGAGGATCCGGGCGAGACGATCGCCCACGCCGACGAACCGGTGACCCCGCCCCGCGACGGCCCCGACGCCGCGCCGAGCGAGGCCCCCACCGCTCCGGGCGCGACACCCGCATCGGAAACGCCATGA
- a CDS encoding Na+/H+ antiporter subunit E: MSTILLNVFLAFAWVGMTGHFGFANLAFGFVLGGLALAMIRNETGTSHHFLRALLAVRLALIFVFELIKSSVNVAAIVLSPSRELQPAIIAYPLDVMSPAEITLLANMITLTPGTLSVDVSDDQSTLYIHAIDAPDPEAVVRDTKASFEKHIKRVFAA; the protein is encoded by the coding sequence ATGTCGACGATCCTTCTCAACGTGTTCCTGGCCTTCGCCTGGGTCGGAATGACGGGGCACTTCGGCTTCGCCAACCTCGCCTTCGGCTTCGTGCTGGGCGGTCTGGCGCTGGCGATGATCCGCAACGAGACCGGCACGAGCCACCACTTCCTGCGTGCTCTGCTGGCGGTGCGGCTGGCGCTGATCTTCGTCTTCGAGCTGATCAAGTCGTCGGTGAACGTGGCGGCGATCGTGCTGTCGCCCTCGCGCGAACTGCAACCGGCGATCATCGCCTATCCGCTCGACGTGATGTCGCCGGCCGAGATCACCTTGCTCGCCAACATGATCACGCTGACGCCGGGGACGCTGTCGGTCGACGTCTCGGACGACCAGTCCACCTTGTACATCCACGCCATCGACGCGCCGGACCCCGAGGCGGTGGTGCGCGACACGAAGGCGAGCTTCGAGAAGCATATCAAGAGGGTATTCGCAGCATGA
- the mnhG gene encoding monovalent cation/H(+) antiporter subunit G, protein MSTFVPYIAGILCVIGAFFVLVAAIGLLRLDDLYMRMHAASKAGTVGVGGLFAALAVFFGETDVVLRAMAGFVFFLLTAPVSAHLLAKAAYTAGYKPCAQTKHDALSEREGTEYHPT, encoded by the coding sequence GTGAGCACATTCGTGCCCTATATCGCCGGTATTTTGTGTGTGATCGGCGCGTTTTTCGTGTTGGTTGCTGCGATCGGGCTGCTGCGGCTCGACGATCTTTACATGCGCATGCATGCCGCGAGTAAGGCGGGAACCGTCGGCGTCGGCGGACTGTTTGCCGCTCTTGCCGTCTTCTTCGGGGAGACGGATGTGGTGCTGCGGGCGATGGCCGGATTCGTATTCTTTTTGTTAACCGCCCCAGTTTCCGCACATTTGCTGGCGAAAGCTGCTTATACGGCCGGATACAAGCCCTGTGCGCAGACAAAGCACGATGCTTTGTCTGAGCGTGAAGGGACCGAATATCACCCAACCTGA
- a CDS encoding efflux RND transporter periplasmic adaptor subunit, whose protein sequence is MRAALAALAVAALTLAGCQEEHEAAPTPPRPVISEILSLAPLDTSSWVGTIAPRIETDLAFQVTGRVVERLVDVGDVVSRGEVVARLDIEELTAAERSAEASLAQAEAQFVSARDNAGRTRQLFEREVESQANVEDADQQVAVARSQVERARAQLAQARDRREDATLEASMNGVVTRAPVSAGATVSAGQAVLRLAGTEDLEAVIDLSEPALATIDDDAAFVVALEAARDVTTVGRLDSVEPVAEESTRTRRVHIALDDAPPAFRLGSLISARLKTEADAVLSLPTAALFERDGATMAWRVERPAGIVHAVPVELGATYGPRTQLAGGLAEGDEVITRGVHSLEDGASVGERIAQ, encoded by the coding sequence GTGAGGGCCGCGCTCGCCGCCCTGGCGGTGGCCGCGCTGACGCTGGCCGGCTGCCAGGAGGAGCACGAGGCCGCACCGACGCCGCCGCGCCCCGTCATCTCCGAGATCCTCAGCCTCGCCCCGCTCGACACCTCCTCCTGGGTGGGCACGATCGCCCCGCGCATCGAGACCGATCTCGCCTTCCAGGTCACCGGCCGCGTCGTCGAACGCCTCGTCGACGTCGGCGACGTCGTCTCCCGCGGCGAGGTCGTCGCCCGGCTCGACATCGAGGAGCTGACCGCGGCCGAGCGGTCCGCCGAGGCGAGCCTCGCCCAGGCCGAGGCGCAGTTCGTCAGCGCCCGCGACAATGCGGGCCGCACCCGCCAGCTCTTCGAACGCGAAGTCGAATCCCAGGCCAACGTCGAGGATGCCGACCAGCAGGTCGCGGTGGCGCGCTCGCAGGTGGAGCGGGCCCGCGCCCAGCTCGCCCAGGCCCGCGACCGGCGCGAGGACGCCACGCTCGAGGCCAGCATGAACGGCGTCGTGACCCGCGCCCCCGTCTCCGCCGGCGCCACCGTCTCCGCCGGCCAGGCCGTCCTGCGCCTCGCCGGCACCGAAGACCTCGAGGCCGTCATCGACCTCTCCGAGCCCGCCCTCGCCACCATCGACGACGACGCCGCCTTCGTGGTCGCGCTGGAGGCGGCGCGCGACGTGACCACCGTCGGCCGCCTGGATTCGGTCGAGCCGGTCGCCGAGGAATCCACCCGCACCCGCCGCGTCCACATCGCGCTGGACGATGCGCCGCCCGCCTTCCGCCTCGGCTCCCTCATCTCCGCCCGGCTGAAGACGGAGGCCGACGCCGTCCTCTCCCTGCCCACCGCGGCGCTCTTCGAGCGGGACGGCGCGACGATGGCGTGGCGGGTCGAGCGGCCGGCCGGCATCGTCCACGCGGTGCCGGTGGAATTGGGCGCCACCTACGGCCCGCGCACGCAGCTCGCCGGCGGCCTCGCCGAGGGCGACGAGGTCATCACCCGCGGGGTTCACAGCCTCGAGGACGGCGCGAGCGTCGGCGAGAGGATTGCACAGTGA
- a CDS encoding DUF6456 domain-containing protein — translation MSNVTILRRLGKQNVTLQHDGSLLLPGSVNAPPLSVAAETVDTLLSEDLIAVDRGAVRRSRAGEMYLRRALAAVPEDQFTAQHREMVVETRTRDAITVTANAAESPLGWLATRRDRNGAPMISRMQLEAGRRLAMDHERALRRERVTQSWDLSGVHGDGPRDRLTVSEAAHDAQRRVREALDAVGPEMSSVLYEVCCEERGLEMVEKQHGWPARCGKVILRLALDRLAQHYGMAPSVSGAARAGLVHWGADGYRPSA, via the coding sequence ATGAGCAACGTCACCATTCTGCGTCGCCTCGGTAAACAAAACGTCACCTTGCAGCACGATGGTTCGCTGCTGCTGCCGGGTTCGGTCAACGCTCCCCCCCTCAGCGTCGCCGCCGAAACCGTCGACACGCTCCTGTCGGAGGATCTCATCGCCGTGGACCGCGGCGCGGTGCGGCGCAGCCGCGCGGGGGAGATGTACCTGCGCCGGGCGCTGGCGGCGGTGCCGGAGGATCAGTTCACCGCCCAGCACCGCGAGATGGTGGTCGAGACGCGCACGCGGGACGCCATCACGGTGACGGCCAACGCGGCGGAGAGCCCGCTCGGCTGGTTGGCGACGCGGCGGGACCGCAACGGGGCGCCGATGATCTCGCGCATGCAGTTGGAGGCGGGGCGGCGGCTGGCGATGGATCACGAGCGGGCGCTGCGGCGCGAGCGGGTCACCCAGTCGTGGGACCTGTCCGGCGTGCATGGCGACGGGCCGCGCGACCGGCTCACCGTCAGCGAGGCGGCGCACGACGCGCAGCGCCGCGTGCGCGAGGCCTTGGACGCGGTGGGGCCGGAGATGTCCTCGGTGCTCTACGAGGTCTGCTGCGAGGAGCGGGGGCTGGAAATGGTCGAGAAGCAGCACGGCTGGCCGGCGCGGTGCGGCAAGGTGATCCTGCGCCTGGCGCTCGACCGGCTGGCGCAGCATTACGGCATGGCGCCGTCCGTCTCGGGCGCGGCGCGGGCCGGGCTGGTCCACTGGGGCGCGGACGGCTACCGCCCGAGCGCCTGA
- a CDS encoding SDR family NAD(P)-dependent oxidoreductase codes for MTRPADAPDPAPLAVVTGGAGGIGRHLVGALTEAGYRVAFTHHATPHEAAAAAAEETARGHDVAAYACDAGDETQVARFYDALERDYAAAPALLVNNAGVQVLAPLLDLAVDDWDRVVRTHLRGTFLNTQSAARAMVAHEQPGAIVNIGSGCNKLAFPGLVGYTAAKGGIEQFTKVAAVELGPHGIRVNCVAPGAIEVDRTAGSTADYGAKWGAVTPLRRVGRPADIAGPVLFFASPAASYVTGQTLWVDGGVFSRPVWPEAEG; via the coding sequence ATGACCCGTCCTGCCGACGCACCGGATCCCGCTCCGCTCGCCGTGGTCACCGGGGGCGCCGGCGGCATCGGCCGCCACCTCGTCGGCGCGCTCACCGAGGCGGGATACCGCGTGGCCTTCACCCACCACGCGACCCCGCACGAGGCCGCCGCGGCCGCCGCCGAAGAGACCGCGCGTGGTCACGACGTCGCCGCCTATGCCTGCGATGCCGGCGATGAGACGCAGGTCGCCCGCTTCTATGACGCCCTGGAGCGCGACTACGCGGCCGCGCCCGCCCTCCTCGTCAACAATGCCGGCGTGCAGGTCCTGGCGCCGCTCCTCGACCTCGCCGTCGACGATTGGGACCGCGTCGTGCGCACCCATTTGCGCGGCACCTTCCTCAACACCCAGTCGGCGGCCCGCGCCATGGTCGCCCACGAGCAACCCGGCGCGATCGTCAACATCGGCTCCGGTTGCAACAAGCTCGCCTTCCCCGGCCTCGTCGGCTACACCGCGGCCAAGGGCGGGATCGAGCAATTCACCAAGGTCGCCGCCGTCGAGCTGGGCCCGCACGGCATCCGCGTCAACTGCGTCGCGCCCGGCGCCATCGAGGTCGACCGCACCGCCGGCAGCACCGCGGATTACGGCGCCAAGTGGGGCGCGGTCACGCCGCTGCGCCGCGTCGGTCGCCCGGCCGACATCGCCGGTCCGGTGCTCTTCTTCGCGTCCCCGGCCGCGAGCTACGTCACCGGGCAGACCTTGTGGGTCGACGGCGGCGTCTTCTCGCGGCCCGTGTGGCCCGAGGCGGAGGGCTGA
- a CDS encoding cation:proton antiporter yields the protein MTGEGFLQICYVASLAMLSVAIVLIVVRIVIGPSLPDRVLALDLLVNAAVGFIIAFGIRTGFSIYVDIAIALGLVGFLSTVALARFLHRRGDISIHSPTMGRKGDAP from the coding sequence ATGACCGGGGAGGGATTTCTTCAGATCTGCTACGTCGCGTCCTTGGCGATGTTGTCGGTCGCGATCGTTCTGATCGTCGTGCGGATCGTCATCGGTCCCAGCCTGCCGGACCGGGTGCTGGCGCTCGATCTCTTGGTGAACGCGGCAGTGGGCTTCATCATCGCCTTCGGGATCCGCACCGGCTTCTCGATCTATGTCGACATCGCGATCGCGCTGGGCCTGGTGGGCTTCCTGTCGACCGTGGCGCTGGCCCGCTTCCTCCATCGCCGGGGCGACATCTCGATCCATTCGCCGACCATGGGACGCAAGGGAGACGCGCCGTGA